From the Cyanobacteriota bacterium genome, the window ATGCAATTGCAAAAGACCCTGATTTACAAACAACTTTGTATATTGAACATAAAATCAATCTCTCAACTTTTGTGAAAAAAAATAAAATGGTTTCTGCAAAACACCAACAATCTCAACTGGCTAACTTTCTAGCGGTCGCAACGGCCCATAAAGCAAAACCTGTAATTATGATGGATCTAAGTGAAGCTTATAACAATGACGCTACTATCAATCCACAAAACCATCTTATTCAAGCAGCTAAAGCAATTATTCAAGAAACCGTTAGTCAAAAGCCAAGCTGCACTAGGCCCCTAATCTTTGATAGTAATGCAAATGAAGTAAGTACTCTATTTGGGCTTGCAGCCTAAACCCTAGCCCCCAAAATCAACGCCTTCAACTTCCTCACTGCAATATCAACATCATCATTAACAACAGTGAATTTAAACTGCCCAGTGAATTTCATTTCTTCTTTGGCTTTTTCAAGACGTTTTTGCAAAACTTCTTCTGGCTCAGTACCACGCTTGCGCAGGCGGCGTTCCAATTCTTCAAGAGAAGGTGGAATCAAAAAGATAGTCAAAGCCTCTGGACATTTTTTCATTACTTGAATAGCACCCTGCACTTCTATCTCCAAAAAAACATCATTCCCCGAATCAAGTGTATCAACAACAAAAGAGCGCGGTGTGCCATAAAGATTACCAACAAACTCAGCATATTCCAAAAAATCACCAGCTGCAATCATCGCTTCAAACTCATCACGTGATTTAAAAAAATAATTCACTCCATCTTTTTCACCAGGACGCATCTCTCTAGTGGTACAGCTTATAGAGAACTTAATATTTTTGATTTCGGAAAATAACTGCTTAACGATAGTGCCCTTACCAACTCCAGAAGGTCCTGTAAAAATAATTAGGTTATT encodes:
- the gmk gene encoding guanylate kinase, with the protein product MSESKSSQNNLIIFTGPSGVGKGTIVKQLFSEIKNIKFSISCTTREMRPGEKDGVNYFFKSRDEFEAMIAAGDFLEYAEFVGNLYGTPRSFVVDTLDSGNDVFLEIEVQGAIQVMKKCPEALTIFLIPPSLEELERRLRKRGTEPEEVLQKRLEKAKEEMKFTGQFKFTVVNDDVDIAVRKLKALILGARV